The sequence TTCGGCGAGCCACTGCAGTGCCGGACGAAATCCATCGAGGTCGCCTTCGTCGAGCGCCGCGGAACGGCCGGCCGGCAGATCCCGGTTTGTGCGTACAGCGACTGCATGCCGCGCGGCTGCCTCCCTGTCGGGTGTGATGTCGTGGAGCCGAACGAGCAAGCCCGTCAGCTCGTCGAGCGCTTCGTGAGAGGCGCCGAGAGAGTCGGCAAGCGGGCCATCGAGCCAATCGATGAGCACGAACGGCGCCCCCAGCGGGTCCCGGCTCTCGTGCTGCGCCAGTAAGCGCGGGGCCGGATACTCAATCTGCTCGAGGGCGCGGTATGCCGCCACCTCGGTTCGCATCGTTCCTCCGGACGGGTCGGCGGTATAGAGGCGGAGAGCGACATCATCGACACCATCTCGCCCGACGCGAAACACCCGGCACTCCCATCCATCCCCAACTTCCTCGACACGGATGACCGATGTCGGATGGATCCCGGCGGCGACGAGTGCGTTCTCGATGTCTTCCGGCTGCATGATCTTTCAGCGTATCCAATCGGTCGACCATCAGCGCAGATCCCCGGATCCTGTGGCCGTCAGCCGCCGCTCTTTGAGAAGTGCATCCAATCCTTCAGCGTGTTCCAGTTGCCGCCCCAGGACCACCCGATGGTTCGAAATGCTTCAAAGACCACGTCGTCCTGCTGCACCATTCCGGGGCGCAGGTCCGACCGATCGAGGTACGCCGAAGCCAGCTCGGGGAGCACCAGATCGCCCTTCAGATATGGATTGTGAAACGGGTTGATGTCTATCGCCAGCCCGTAGGCGTGTTGGGACCAACCGTTCGACCCGACGGCAGGCCGGCAGACGAAGCTGGTTGTGTCGTTCCAGTCCCCGGTCGGCGGGGCATCGATCTCCTCTTTGGTTATCACTCGCATTTGCTCGATCGGGAACCGGGCTTCATGCAGCCGTCGGAACACGCCGACCACATCCTCGGCCACGGCAGCATTCACAATGATCTCACCGGTGTGGAACGCTCCATCGAATCCAATGTGGGAGACCGTGACGTAGGCCAGTTCATCGACGGTAACGGGGCATTCAGGAACCCAGCTCGATCGAGCGAGGACGTCGTCTGGAATGGGTGCGAGCGTCCAATTGAACTCGCTGGAGTCGGGTGGGGGAAGCACATCGGGGGTCGCCAACCGGCGGTCGATCAGCTCGGCCGGTGTCGGCCGCACTTCACCGTGCTCGTCGGGTCGGAGGGGCAGCGGGCGTGTTCCCAACCAGGCCGGCCGGGCAAACGGCGAGATGGTCGTCGTGGTGGTTGGAGCCGGCACGGTCGTGGTGCTGGGCGTGGCCGGAGTCGAAGTAGTAGTCGATTCCGCAGTGGTCGGGGATGTCACCGTCGAGACCGCGGTGGGCCCTTCAACGGCGGCGTCAGAGGTGCATCCTGCCGCGACCAATGTGATGAGTACTGCGATTTCGCTGATTCTCATATG comes from Acidimicrobiia bacterium and encodes:
- a CDS encoding aminoglycoside phosphotransferase family protein, which codes for MQPEDIENALVAAGIHPTSVIRVEEVGDGWECRVFRVGRDGVDDVALRLYTADPSGGTMRTEVAAYRALEQIEYPAPRLLAQHESRDPLGAPFVLIDWLDGPLADSLGASHEALDELTGLLVRLHDITPDREAAARHAVAVRTNRDLPAGRSAALDEGDLDGFRPALQWLAERARDIEAVPLSYVHMDFHPRNVILTRRGPVVIDWGGFAITDPRSDLAWSLLLAEAYMGSDTAARILSAYANRRPDGLEDLSFFRVSAVWRRLATITVMLREGLPPGVKDQVLEGVRLLEPAYRSLTEATGTTINEVEGLYT
- a CDS encoding M15 family metallopeptidase, giving the protein MRISEIAVLITLVAAGCTSDAAVEGPTAVSTVTSPTTAESTTTSTPATPSTTTVPAPTTTTTISPFARPAWLGTRPLPLRPDEHGEVRPTPAELIDRRLATPDVLPPPDSSEFNWTLAPIPDDVLARSSWVPECPVTVDELAYVTVSHIGFDGAFHTGEIIVNAAVAEDVVGVFRRLHEARFPIEQMRVITKEEIDAPPTGDWNDTTSFVCRPAVGSNGWSQHAYGLAIDINPFHNPYLKGDLVLPELASAYLDRSDLRPGMVQQDDVVFEAFRTIGWSWGGNWNTLKDWMHFSKSGG